The Intestinibaculum porci DNA window CTAAACCATTTTCTACGACCATAATTGGCAGCTGATAACGATCATAGATTTCATTTAACGAATAACGTAAACCGATCGGATCGATCTGCCAGCCCCAGTCGCTTGCCTTTAAGTAAGGATTGCTGGTACCGCCCATCATATTGCCAGCGACTTCATTTCCTTTTTCCGTGTGGACAGTCTGACAGAATGACATATAGTAAGAGCAGGTATAGAAATCAACTGTGCCTTCCTTTAAGATTTCTTCATCACCATCCGCCATCTCAATATGGATATTGTTTTCTTTAAAGTAACGATGCATATAAGATGGATAATAACCGCGACACTGAACATCAGAGCAGAACCAGTTCATGCGATGGTTATGCTGCTGTGTGAGGATCTGATCAGCTGGATCAGGAGTGAGCGGATAAGATGTTGCCATAATCTGCATACAGCCGACCTGATAATGGGGATCAATCTCATGAGCTAATTTCACAGCTAAAGCACTTGCCACAAATTCATGATGTAAAGCCTGGAAACGAATCTGTGGATCATCTTTAGGATGCATAAACTCAGTTGGTTTTTCTAATTCATTGAGCACCCCTAATGCCAGATAACCGCCCACAGGGTTGGTCCCATTATTGATTTCATTAAATGTCAGCCAGTATTTGACTTTGCCTTTGTAACGCTCAAAGACGGTGCGACAATATTTGATAAAGCAATCAATCGTCTTTCTTGAGGCGAAACCATTATATTTTTTCACCAGTTCAAAAGGAATTTCATAATGACACAAGGTAATGAGTGGTTCAATATTGTATTTGCGACATTCATCAATCAAATCTTCATAAAAAGCTAAACCTTTTTCATTTGGTTCATCTTCTAGTCCAGTTGGGTAAATACGTGTCCAGTTAATGGAAAAACGATACACTTTAAAGCCCATTTCCGCAAAGAGCTTAATATCTTCTTTATAGCGATGATAATGATCAATCGCCACATGTGATGGATAATAGGTTCCTTCTTGTAATTGTGGGGTAATTCGTTTAGAAGATGTGGCAGAACCGCCCGTTGAGATATCGGAAATCGAAATCCCTTTGCCGTCTTCATTCCAGGCACCTTCTAACTGATTGGCAGCGGTAGCCCCGCCCCATAAAAAACCTTTTGGAAAACTCATTTTTTCTTCTCCTCCTTTTATTTCCTAGGCAATCACTTCCAGCATTTCTGCTTTCGCTGTGATCTTTCCTTTCTTTTTTATCATAACATCTTTAAATGCACTTGTATTGGTAATGACAACCGGCGTCTGAATTACGTAGCCTTCTTTCACTAACATGGCAAAATCCACCTCCATCAGCAGATCCCCCTGATTCACATGATCACCCTGTTTAATATGAGGTGTAAAGCCTTTGCCTTCAAGCTGAACAGTATTGAGACCAATATGAATCAGAACTTCTACACCATCATCAGATGTTAAACCGATAGCATGCAGGGTTGGGAATAAAGTGGATACAGTTCCTGATACGGGTGCATAAATAGGTGTAGCTGAACTGATTGATGGCATAATACCACAGCCTTTTCCTAAAGCACCGCTGGCAAAAGCCGCATCTTTTAATTCTTCTAAAGCGATCACTTCGCCATCCACAGGACTGTCGATGCTTGCATCACGTACTGTCTTGGTATCCTCTTTCGCGGAGTCGATCGCTGCTGCAGTGTCATCTTTCCATAAGAAATAAGTAAGAACAAAACCGATCACCATAGCCACAGCAATCCCAATGAGAACATTCATCATGCCTGATGCATCACCTTTTGGGGAGATATAGTTTGTCACACCAAAGATACCTAAACCACCATAAATATAACATTTTGTGCCTAAAGCATTGATCAGACCGCCGGCTACACCGCCACCGATCATTGATGCGATAAATGGCGTTTTAGCTGGTAATGTGAAACCATAGATAGAAGGTTCAGTAACCCCGCATAAACCAGAAATAACAGCAGGTAATGCTAGATTCTTTCTCTTCTTATCCTTCATCTTCAGATACATCGCAAATAAAGCGGCGGTCTGGGCAAAAGAGGCACCAAAGAAACCAGTAAAGAGAATCGTATCATAGCCTAATTGTGATAAGTTGAGTAATCCGAGTGGTACTAAAGCCCAATGTAAGCCAAAGATGACTAATGCCTGCCAGAAGAAACCAACAACAGCACCGGTGGCAACTGGTGATGCTTTATATAACATTGAAAAGAATCCTGATAATAAGTTGGTCAGTAAAGTGACAACTGGACCGATGATAAGGAAGCCTAAAGGTAAGGTAATCAGTAAGACAAAGAATGGCACAAAGAAATTCTGTAACATCTCCGGCACGATCTTTTTTGCAACTTTTTCAATCTTTGCAGCTAAGGCTGTAAGTAATAAAACAGGTACGACCGTTGACGTATAATTACCGGCTAAGAAAGGAATGCCAGCAAATGTCTTATAGTATTTACCAAAGACTGGCAGTGTGCCTAACGCCTTGCCACTACTGAACGCACTCAACTGAATAGTTGGATAGCACAGGGCTAAACCGATGACCATCCCGATCATTGGATTCAGTTTGAATTTTTTAGCTGATGCAAAGCCTAAAGCAACTGGTAAGAAATAGAAGATTGCATCTCCGGTCGCATTTAAGATCGCATACGTTCCCGTTGCACTATAGCTGCTCCCCATTAAAAAAGATAAGAGAGCATTGAGGCCCTTAATAATACCTGCCGCACACATCACCCCTAAAATAGGTGAGAAGCAGCCAGAAATGATATCCATGAGTTTATTGAAAACACCTTTTGGTGCTTCTTCCTCTTCTTCAGCACCTTGTGCGGCAATACCAGCCACCGCACAGACATCTTCATACACATAAGGCACTTTATTGCCAATAACGACCTGGTACTGACCAGCTGAATGCATGACAGTTACGACTTCATCCATAGCTTCAATCTTCTTATCATTCGCTTTACTTTCATCCTTTAAGCGAAATCTTAATCTCGTAATACAATGTGTGACACTATTAATGTTTTCTGTTCCGCCAACTTCTTTGACGATTTCTTTTGCAAGTTGTTCATATTTTCCCATTTTTCTTTTTCCTCCGTTAATCATGAACTTCAATTCTTATACGAAGGTTTGGCCAACTCAATGTTACCATCCATGAAAAACTTTAATCCTTACCCTTAGCCTCAACTCCTTTACACATCAAATATCTATCCTTTCGTAATCAGTCGTTCAATATGAATCGTCAGATACATTTGTTCTTCTGATGAAAGATCATATTTATACGTTTTTTTGCAGTACACAGCAATCTTTTCAGTGCAGGCACTGGCTTCTTTATATTTCAATTTGATCAGATCATAAAGATCCTGATCACCCGTATCATCAAAAGTTTTCTTTTTAATTAAACGCTGAGCAAAAAAGCGCAAGTGTGTCATAAAGCGATAGTAATAAACGCTTTCGGTGTTAAATTCACGATGGAAACTATACTTGATGATATTCATCACTTCCTGCATGACCTTAGTGATATCATAGATATTTTCAATATTACCTTCAGAAAGTTCCGCATTAACAAAGTGCAAAGCAATAAAACCTGCTTCATCCTTAGGCAGTGCAACATCAAACTTTTCCTCAATCTTTTTTAAAGCATATTCACCAACTTCAAATTCATAAGGATAAAACTTTTCAATATCCCAAAGCAAAGCATTCTTTACTGTAATACCATCTTTAAATCTTTTGATGGAACCATACATATGATCCGTTAAATCAATATTAATTTTTTCATCTAACTTATTACCGAGCGTGGTCTTGGCATAGTTAATAATCTCCTGAGAGAGATCAATATATTCATAAGGAATCTCAGAAAAGAGATGAATATACATATCAAACGTTTTAGGGGTAGAGGATACAAATGTCTTATTGACTTTTGATTCATCAATTTCATCACCTGCATGTTTCGAGAAATAAATGCCTTTCCCCATTACAATCTTTTCTTGACCTTCACTTTCAATAATAGCCACATTGTTATTGAGAACACGCTTAATTTCCATCTATATCTCCTTTCCAAAAGAAAAATACCTACAAACACCTAAAATCTGCATACGAAAAGAATCATAGACACATTCTATTTGTTTATAGGTATAGCTCTTTCGATTACTATCCTTGCAGGCATTACTTTATCATAACGCTTTCATCTTTGCAACAACTTTTTAAGCGTTTTCAAAAGAAATGTCATATTATTCAACAGTAATGAAAGAATAACATAAGAGGAATCACTAAAACATGATAGGATTTCATAGCAGTCATCCTCGTGCGTTTCTTTTGCTTCTTTAATACTTATCGACAGTAATGGTGGATTTCTTATCACATTGGAGTTCCTGTTCACATAAATGGTGACTTTCTTCTTTGCTCAGAGCTCTTTTCCACCGTCATTGTGCGTTACTTCCCCTTTTTTATGTTTATCGACAGCGTTGGTGGATTATTTGTGTTTCTGAATGTGTTATTCACTGCTTTAGTGGATAAATATGATTATCAGAAATGATGTTCACATTTCATGAGCGCAATTAAAAAAGCGTGAGGTATAAATCTCACGCAAAACAAAAGCACCTCATCTGAGGTGCTATCGACCGGCAGCGTTCTATTGTCGCCATTTCTGACTATCGTCGACGCTGTGATGCTTAACTTCCGTGTTCGGCATGGGTACGGGTGTCTCCATCACGCCATCGCTACCGGATCTCAGGATCTCCCCTGAAAACCGCACACAATCTCTTCTCTGGTCAAGTCCTCGGCCTATTAGTGCCGGTCCGCTGAACATGTCGCCATGCTTTCACTCCCGGTCTATCAACCTTATCGTCTTTAAGGGGCCTTACTTGCTAAGCAACGGGAGGTCTCATCTTGGAGGGGGCTTCACGCTTAGATGCCTTCAGCGCTTATCCCTTCCGGACTTGGCTACCCAGCTGTGCCACTGGCGTGACAACTGGTCCACCATCGGTCCGTCCACCCCGGTCCTCTCGTACTGAGGGCAGCTCTCCTCAGACCTCCTGCGCCCACGACAGATAGGGACCGAACTGTCTCACGACGTTCTGAACCCAGCTCGCGTACCGCTTTAATGGGCGAACAGCCCAACCCTTGGAACCGACTTCAGCTCCAGGATGCGATGAGCCGACATCGAGGTGCCAAACCTCCCCGTCGATGTGAACTCTTGGGGGAGATCAGCCTGTTATCCCCAGGGTAGCTTTTATCCGTTGAGCGACGGCCCTTCCATGCGGTACCGCCGGATCACTAAGCCCGACTTTCGTCCCTGCTCGACCTGTTTGTCTCGCAGTCAGACACCCTTATGCCTTTGCGCTCGATGCGTGGTTTCCATCCACGCTGAGGGTATCTTTGGGCGCCTCCGTTACTCTTTGGGAGGCGACCGCCCCAGTCAAACTGCCCGGCTGACACTGTCCCGTACGCGGCTTACGCGTCCCGGTTAGAACCTAAGTGCACGAGGGGTGGTATCCCAACAGCGGCTCCTCGGATCCTGGCGAACCCGTCTCACAGCCTCCCACCTATCCTGTACGTCATGCACCCAGGCCCAATGTCGGCCTGCAGTGAAGCTCCATGGGGTCTTTCCGTCTAGTCGCGGGCAACCTGCATCTTCACAGGTACTAAGACTTCACCGAGTCTGCAGCCGAGACAGCGCCCAAATCGTTACGCCTTTCGTGCGGGTCAGAACTTACCTGACAAGGAATTTCGCTACCTTAGGACCGTTATAGTTACGGCCGCCGTTTACTGGGGCTTCGTATCATGGCTTCGCTTGCGCTGACCACTCCTCTTGACCTTCCAGCACCGGGCAGGCGTCACCCCCTATACTTCGGCTTGCGCCTTCGCAGAGAGCTGTGTTTTTGGTAAACAGTCGCTTGGGCCATTTTTCTGCGGCTCCGAAGAGCACCCCTTCTCCCTAAGTTACGGGGTCATTTTGCAGAGTTCCTTAGCTGCAGTTCTCTCGCTCACCTTGGGATTCTCTCCCTGCCCATGTGTGTCCATTTTCGGTACGGGCCTTCAGAAATTTGTGCTAGAAGCTTTTCCTGGAAGTCTGCTTCACGCTTTTCCGTACTTGCCGCAGCTTTCCGTATGCGTCACGCCTTCGCCTTCTGTGATGCGCATTTCACTGCATCACGGCTACCTCGCTTGCCCCGGCTCTTCCGTCCGCCGGTTGCGCTAGCCTTCTCCGTCACTCCATCGCTCCCTGAAGGGTACAGGAATCTCCGCCTGTCTTCCATCGGATACGCCTTTCGGCCTCTCCTTAGGTCCCGACTCTCCCAGAGCGGACGAACCTTCCTCTGGAGACCTTGGGCCATCGGTGTGCGGGATTCTCACCCGCATCTCGCTACTCACGCCGGCATTCTCTCTTCCATCCGCTCCTCGGGCCCTTTCGGTCCCGCTTCTCCGCCGGATGGAACGCTCCCCTACCATATTTTCATATCCATAGCTTCGGTGTCATGCTTAGCCCCGGTAAATTATCGGCGCAGGGTCATTCGACTAGTGAGCTGTTACGCACTCTTTGAAGGATGGCTGCTTCTGAGCCAACCTCCTAGTTGTCTCCACGTCCCCACTTCCTTTTCCACTTGGCATGCACTTTGGGACCTTAGCTGATGGTCTGGGCTGTTTCCCTCTTGTCCGCGGACCTTATCACCCGCAGACTGACTGCCGCGACTGGACGTGCGACATTCGGAGTTTGATTATGCTCAGTACCTCGGGATGAGGCCATCGCATATTCAGTGCTCTACCTTCGCATGCCGTCTCGCGACGCTAGCCCTAAAGCTATTTCGGGGAGAACCAGCTATCTCCGGGTTCGTTTGGAATTTCACCCCTAGCCACAGATCATCCGCCAACGTTTCAACGGGGGTCGGTTCGGTCCTCCATCGGGTCTCACCCCGACTTCAACCTGTCCATGGCTAGATCACCCGGTTTCGGGTCTGCTCCTCCAGACTCTCGCCCTATTAAGACTCGCTTTCGCTTCGGCTCCGCATATCCTGCTTAGCCTCGCCTGGAAAAGCAACTCGCCGGCTCATTCTACAAAAGGCACGCCATCACCCTTTGACGGGCTCTGACTTCTTGTAGGCATATGGTTTCTGGTTCTCTTTCACTCCCCTCCCGGGGTTCTTTTCACCTTTCCCTCACGGTACTGGTTCGCTATCGGTCACACAGGAGTCTTTAGCCTTTCGGGATGGTCCCCGATGCTTCCGACAGGATTTCTCGTGTCCCGCCGTACTCAGGATCTCCGCTCGCTAAACCTCGGTTTCGCCTACGGGTCTCTCACCCTCTATGGATGTCCTTCCCATGACATTCGGCTGCCAAGGCCTTCGCTTTGTGCGGGTCCTACTACCCCATCTTTCGATGGTTTGGGCTCCTCCGCTTTCGCTCGCCGCTACTTACGGAATCTCGTTTGATTTCTTTTCCTGCAGGTACTTAGATGTTTCAGTTCCCTGCGTCTCGCCTCTCTCCAGCTATGTATTCGCTGAAGGATGCATGAGTCTTGCTCATGCGGGTTTCCCCATTCGGACATCACCGGATCATCGCCTGCTTACGGCTTCCCGATGCATTTCGGTGTTTGCTCCGTCCTTCTTCGCCTCTGTGTGCCCAGGCTTCCGCCATACGCCCTTTCTTTCTTGACCTGAAAGTTGATATGAATAAGCTTGAGTTTACTGACTGTTATTCTTGATCTAACTGTTTCTCTTGTTTATCTTAGCTTTTGCCCACTATACCAGATTCTAGACCTTTGATGTTTCTCTGATCTTATCCTTATATAGTGTTTGCAGGAAGTCTTACTAATCTTAATTAATAAGTCTTCTCTTTGCTTTTGATTGTATGCGGTTTTCAAGGGTCTTCCTTCTCTGCTAAGCAGAGAAAACCGAAAAGAAACACTCATTTCTCCCTAGAAAGGAGGTGATCCATCCCCACGTTCCCGTAGGGATACCTTGTTACGACTTCACCCCAATCATCGGCCCCACCTTAGACAGCTCTCTCCTTGCGGTTGAGCCACCGGCTTCGGGTGTTGCTGACTCTCATGGTGTGACGGGCGGTGTGTACAAGGCCCGAGAACGTATTCACCGCGGCATGCTGATCCGCGATTACTAGCGATTCCAGCTTCGTGCAGTCGAGTTGCAGACTGCAGTCCGAACTGAGAACGGGTTTCTGGGCTCTGCTCAACCTCGCGGTCTCGCTTCCCTCTGCTCCGTCCATTGTAGCACGTGTGTGGCCCAGGTCATAAGGGGCATGATGATTTGACGTCATCCCCGCCTTCCTCCTCCTTGCAGAGGCAGTCTCGCCAGAGTCCCCAACTCAATGCTGGCAACTGGCGACAGGGGTTGCGCTCGTTGCGGGACTTAACCCAACATCTCACGACACGAGCTGACGACAACCATGCACCACCTGTCTTCTCTATAGCTATGAGGAGATCTCTCTCCCTTTTAGATCGATGTCAAGACCTGGTAAGGTTCTTCGCGTTGCTTCGAATTAAACCACATGCTCCACCGCTTGTGCGGGCCCCCGTCAATTCCTTTGAGTTTCATTCTTGCGAACGTACTACTCAGGCGCGATACTTATTGCGTTGACTGCAGCACCGGGATCTGACTCCCGACACTTAGTATCGATCGTTTACGGCGTGGACTACTAGGGTATCTAATCCTATTTGCTCCCCACGCTTTCGGGACTGAGCGTCAGTTGCGGACCAGACCGTCGCCTTCGCCACTGGTGTTCCTCCATATATCTACGCATTTCACCGCTACACATGGAATTCCACGATCCTCTTCCGCACTCCAGTGATCCGGTTTCCGGGGCTTCCCGAAGTTTAGCTTCGGGCTTTCACCTCCAGACCTGTATCACCGCCTGCTCCCTCTTTACGCCCAATGATTCCGGATAACGCTCGCCACCTACGTATTACCGCGGCTGCTGGCACGTAGTTAGCCGTGGCTTTCTATGTTCGGTACCGTCACTCGCATGGCATTTCCTCCATCCGACGTTCTTCCCGTACAACAGAACTTTACGACCCGAAGGCCTTCTTCGTTCACGCGGCGTTGCTCGGTCAGGGTTTCCCCCATTGCCGAAAATTCCCTACTGCTGCCTCCCGTAGGAGTCTGGGCCGTGTCTCAGTCCCAGTGTGGCCGTCCGCCCTCTCAGGCCGG harbors:
- a CDS encoding glycoside hydrolase family 1 protein, which encodes MSFPKGFLWGGATAANQLEGAWNEDGKGISISDISTGGSATSSKRITPQLQEGTYYPSHVAIDHYHRYKEDIKLFAEMGFKVYRFSINWTRIYPTGLEDEPNEKGLAFYEDLIDECRKYNIEPLITLCHYEIPFELVKKYNGFASRKTIDCFIKYCRTVFERYKGKVKYWLTFNEINNGTNPVGGYLALGVLNELEKPTEFMHPKDDPQIRFQALHHEFVASALAVKLAHEIDPHYQVGCMQIMATSYPLTPDPADQILTQQHNHRMNWFCSDVQCRGYYPSYMHRYFKENNIHIEMADGDEEILKEGTVDFYTCSYYMSFCQTVHTEKGNEVAGNMMGGTSNPYLKASDWGWQIDPIGLRYSLNEIYDRYQLPIMVVENGLGAYDKKSEDGKIHDQYRIDYLRAHIEQMHEAVLDGVDLFGYTSWGCIDLVSASTGEYAKRYGYIYVNRFDDGTGDFSREKKDSFYWYKKVIASNGEDLA
- a CDS encoding beta-glucoside-specific PTS transporter subunit IIABC — encoded protein: MGKYEQLAKEIVKEVGGTENINSVTHCITRLRFRLKDESKANDKKIEAMDEVVTVMHSAGQYQVVIGNKVPYVYEDVCAVAGIAAQGAEEEEEAPKGVFNKLMDIISGCFSPILGVMCAAGIIKGLNALLSFLMGSSYSATGTYAILNATGDAIFYFLPVALGFASAKKFKLNPMIGMVIGLALCYPTIQLSAFSSGKALGTLPVFGKYYKTFAGIPFLAGNYTSTVVPVLLLTALAAKIEKVAKKIVPEMLQNFFVPFFVLLITLPLGFLIIGPVVTLLTNLLSGFFSMLYKASPVATGAVVGFFWQALVIFGLHWALVPLGLLNLSQLGYDTILFTGFFGASFAQTAALFAMYLKMKDKKRKNLALPAVISGLCGVTEPSIYGFTLPAKTPFIASMIGGGVAGGLINALGTKCYIYGGLGIFGVTNYISPKGDASGMMNVLIGIAVAMVIGFVLTYFLWKDDTAAAIDSAKEDTKTVRDASIDSPVDGEVIALEELKDAAFASGALGKGCGIMPSISSATPIYAPVSGTVSTLFPTLHAIGLTSDDGVEVLIHIGLNTVQLEGKGFTPHIKQGDHVNQGDLLMEVDFAMLVKEGYVIQTPVVITNTSAFKDVMIKKKGKITAKAEMLEVIA
- the licT gene encoding BglG family transcription antiterminator LicT, with the protein product MEIKRVLNNNVAIIESEGQEKIVMGKGIYFSKHAGDEIDESKVNKTFVSSTPKTFDMYIHLFSEIPYEYIDLSQEIINYAKTTLGNKLDEKINIDLTDHMYGSIKRFKDGITVKNALLWDIEKFYPYEFEVGEYALKKIEEKFDVALPKDEAGFIALHFVNAELSEGNIENIYDITKVMQEVMNIIKYSFHREFNTESVYYYRFMTHLRFFAQRLIKKKTFDDTGDQDLYDLIKLKYKEASACTEKIAVYCKKTYKYDLSSEEQMYLTIHIERLITKG